In Nocardia sp. NBC_01327, the genomic stretch AACTCCATCAGCCGGCACGAATAACCGGAAAGGTGTTGTTCAGTCGGGGAGCATCGGGATCGAAAAGCCTTCTCCGCGACCGAGAAGCGCGGCACGGGTGACGGCGCCGGAGCCGAAACGAGTGTGCAGCGCATCCAGGGTCGAATCGAGAGTGGAGTCCGCGCGGGATTCGAGAGGGAGCGCCAGCTGCATGGTGTCGGCATTGTCGAGGTTGGTCAGTGACAGTCCGATGAGGGTCACGCCGCGCTCGTGAATGGTGGGTAGCGCGGCGGTCAGGAGTGTGCGGGCGGCATGCAGGACCACCGCGCTGTGGTCGGTCGCCTGCGGCAGGGTGTGCGAACGGGTCGCCCGGGTGAAGTCGTCGAATCGCAAGCGCAGCACCACGGTTCGGCATACCCGGTCGGCCGAGCGCAGCCGGCGGCCGAGCCGGTCCGCCAGACCGTGCAGATACGCCTCGAGTTCGTCGTCGGCCCGGGCGCGACGCCCTAGAGCACGCTGCGCGCCGATGGATCGCCGGCGTTTGCCGGTATCGACCCGGCGCGGATCCCGCGCCCACGACAGCGCATACAGATGCCGCCCGGCACCCTGCCCGACCGTCGCGGCCAAGGCGCCCTCGCCCAGTTCCGCGAGCTGCCCCACCTTGGTGATGCCGCGTTCGCGCAATTCCCGCGCGGTCACCTCACCGACGCCCCACAGTCGCTCCACCGGCAGCGGATGCAGGAACTCCAGCTCTCGATCGGGCGGAACCTCCAGCAGCCCATCGGGTTTCGATACCGCGCTGGCCACCTTGGCGAGGAATTTGGTGCGGGCCACACCGACCGAAATGGGCAGTCCGGCCTCATCGCGCACCCGCGCGCGCAGCCTACGGGCGATCTCCACCGGAGTTCCGGCGATGCGCCACAATCCGCCGACATCGAGGAACGCCTCGTCGATCGACAGCCCCTCCACCTCGGGGGTGGTGTCCCGGAAGATATCGAATACCGCCCGGCTCGCCTGGGCATAGGCGTCCATCCGCGGCGGCACCACGATCGCGTGCGGGCACAGCCGCAGCGCTTGCCGTGCATTCATGGGCGTGCGCACTCCGAACGCCTTCGCCTCGTAGCTGGCCGCGAGCACCACGCCGGACCCGACGAGCACCGGCTTCCCCCGCAGCCGCGGATTGTCCCGCTGCTCGACCGAGGCATAGAAGGAGTCGAGATCCGCATGCAGAATCGACGCCCGCTCCGGGCGGCTCGGTTGATCGATCTCAGCACCGGACACGAACATATGTTCGCATACGCTTCGGCGTGTCTGTCTCGCCGCGCCGGAAATGATGCTCTGACGCCGGGTTAAGCCAGACCGCGATCGAGGATGTCGAAGGATCGGTTGATCAACCCGAGCGCTCGCTCGCGGACCTCCGGCCCGGGAATTCCGGCGCGCGTCCAGATATCGACCATTCGCACCGTCATGGAGTGGACGCTGAGCGTCTGGTGCGCGAGTACGCGAGGCGTCGGGTCATCGGGTGCGGTGCCGAGCAATTCGGCCAGGCCCAGGGTGAGCGCATCCTCGTGATCGGCCCACATCTGCTGACCGCGCGCCTGCAGGGTTGTGCTGCCCGCCAGGACTTTTCGGAAATGCCCGCCCGGCCCATTGGGATGATCACTGAACCGGAACAGCGCTCGGCGACGCAGCCCCGCCAGGATCGACTCCTCCGGCAGGCGGTCGGCAAGGGCGATGAGCCAGCGCTGTTCGACTTCGTCGGCGCGGTCGAAGAACAGATCCTCTTTGGCGGGAAAGTAATTGAAGACCGTTTTGACCGAGACGTCCGAGGCTGCGGCCACCTCGGCGACGGTGGTCTGGTCGAAACCTCGGGCCGCGAACAACTCTATCGCCGCATCCGCGATGCGCTGACGGGTTGCTCGCTTCTTGCGTTCCCGCAGCCCGGGATCGGTGTCTTCCACCACTTACCTCCTTGGTCGCTGAAGTGTACAGTCGACACGAAAGTTACCGTTGAATGTAAAAATATAGTCCAGTGTAGTTTCTGGAGGGGTCATGACATCGTCGGAAAACACATCCGTACTCGTCGTCGGCGGCGGGCTGGTCGGGTTGTCCACCGCACTTCTACTGCAGTACCACGGGATCGATTTCGTGCTGGCCGAGCGCCGCGCGCACGCCTCGGTGCTACCGCGCTCACGCGGAGTGCATACCCGCACGGTCGAGATATTTCGCCAATTGGGCATCGAGGAGCGTGTACAGCAGGTCACCGCCTCCGCCCTGGCGCGCGGGCACTTCGGCGGTGCGCGACTGGGAAAGACGCTGCTGGCATCGGAATCATTGGATATGGGCGCCGTGCGCGGCGGGCCCGGCGGCAGGGGAGCGGCGGACAGTCCCTCCGGATTCTGTTTCTGCCCACAGGTTCTGCTGGAACCCGCACTTGCCGAGGTGGCTCGCGAACGCGGTGGTGGTCTGCGATTCGGCACCGAGCTCACGACGTGGACGCAGGATGCGGACGGGGTGTCGGCCACACTCACCGACCGGGCCACCGGTCAGGTGAGCACGCTGCGCGCCGAATACCTGATTGCCGCCGACGGCGCGGCCAGCCCGATCCGTGAAGCCGCAGGCATCACGGGCTGGACGCTGCCGCCGACCCACTACTATCTCAATGTCTTCGTTCGCGCCGACCTGACCGGGCTGATCGGCGATCGCACGTTCAGTCAGTGCGAGATCACCAATGACGCTGTGCGAGGGGTGATCCTGTCGAAGAACAATACCGATGAGTGGTCCTTCCACCTCGAATACGATCCCGAGCGCGAGAGCATCGACGACTATTCCGACGCCGGTCTCATCGACCTGGTGCATGCGGCGATCGGCACCGATGAGATACCGGTCGAGATATTGGCGCGCAGCGTCTGGGATACGGGTGTCCATGTCGCCGACGACTATCGGCGCGGGCGCGTCCTGCTGGCCGGCGATGCCGCGCACAGCCACGCTCCCTGGGGTGGATTCGGCGCCAATGCCGGAATTGCGGACGCGCACAACCTGATCTGGAAGCTGTCCTCGGTCCTCAGCGGCGCCGCCGCGCCCGCACTGTTGGACACCTACCAGCCCGAACGCCGCCCCTGCGCGGTCACCGCGGCCGTCCAGGCTCGGCTGCGTACCGAGTTTCACAGTCGCTACGGGCTGGCGACCTCCGACAATGCCGAGACCCTCGCGCAGCAGATCGATTCCGGTGCGATCATCCACCGTTACCGATACGCCTCTGCCGCAGTGATTTCCGAGCACACCGGCGCGACGGTCGATCGGTTCGCCGGACAGGCGGGCACCCGCGTGCCGCACGTGTGGCTCGAATCGGAGGGGCGGCAGATCTCCACCCTCGATCTCTGTGGTCCCGGCTTCACCATCCTGACCGACCAAGACCCGGCCGACTGGCGTGCGGCGGCCGAAAGCGCGCATGCCGCAACCGGACTCGCAATCACGGTTCATCACCTGGGCAAGAATGCCGAGCTGACCGACCCGCACGCAGAGTGGCGTGATCGAAACGAATTGCCCGGCGGCGGAGCACTACTCGTGCGTCCGGACGAACACGTCGCAGCCCGCTCGGACGAAGGCCTGACTCCCCGCAACCTGACCACGCTGCTCGAGCGAATCACCGGCACGGCAGCGGCCATGGGCACGTCCGTGTAGAACCGCTCGCCTCGCGGTTCCTAGCTTGAGCCCTCCCGAGTTCGATTGCGGGACAATGTGACCGGCGGCACCCGGTGGCCGGAGCGCAACGCAGTGGACGGCGTTCAGTGTTGATCTCCGGTTAACAAGCAAGTGCTTGTTTAAGTCGATCGGGCCGTCGATGATCATTGCATCGTGTCGGTGATCTGCGGGGAGGGCCCAGTGGGGCTGCGTTTCGATTTGTACGACTTTTCGATCAACCAGGACCCGTATCCGGTCTATGCGAGATTGCGGGAGGAGGCGCCGGTCTTCCGCAATGACGAGCTGGACTTCTGGGCGCTGTCTCGGCACGCGGATGTCACTACAGCGCTGCGGGATACGCGACGGTACTCCAATTCGCACGGGGTGCTGCTCGAGGAAGGAGCGTGGGATCCCGAGGTAGCCCCCAGGTTCCTGTCGTTCCTGGCCATGGACGCGCCCCAGCACACCCGGATGCGGTCCCTGGTGTCTCGCGGGTTCACTCCCCGGCGCATCGCGGCGCTGGAGGACCGGATCCGCGGCATTGTGCGCGGATATCTGGATGTGGCACTGCAATCCGACGAGTTCGACCTGGTGACCGATCTGGCGGGGAAGGTCCCGACGGATGTGATCTGCGAACTCAGCGGAGTGCCCGAGTCGGATTGGCCGGCGGTGGGCCGGATGATGATCAACGTGATGTACCGGGTGGACAATGTGCCCGGCATTCCGCCCGAGGCGATGGAAGCGGCTGTCGGACTGTACGGCTACTACGCCGAACTCGTCACCGACCGGCGCAGCCACCCGCGTGACGATATGGCCTCGACCCTGGTGCAGGCCTCGGCCGACGGAGACAGCCTCACCGACGAAGAGATCATCGGCTTCATGTTCCTGATGATCGGCGCGGGCAACCAGACCACCGCGCACCTGCTCGGCAATGCCTGGTACTGGGCCTGGCACAACCCCGATCAGCGCAAGGCCGGTCTCGGCGGGCGGATCGTGGACTGGATCGAGGAGTCCCTGCGCTATGACCATCCGTCGCCGGCGTCGGCCCGCCTGCTCACCGAGGACGTCACGCTGCACGACGTGACCATCCCCGCCGGGGAGCGCGTCCTACTGCTGATGGGGTCCGCCAACCGGGACCCCCGGGTCTTCCCGGACCCCGAGCGCTTCGATCTGGACCGGGATACCAAGGCCATGGCCACTTTCGGCGGCGGACCGCACTTCTGCCTCGGATCCTCCCTCGCGCGCCTGGAATCCCGGGTGGTCCTGGAGGAACTGTCCGCCCGCATCACCGACTACGAGATCGACGAGCAGCGAGCCGTGCGCACCCACGCGGCCAGCGTCCACGGCTTCACCGCCATGCCGACCACGCTCACCTTGCGCTGAAACGGGTTCCGGCCGAAGCCGTCAGGGTCAGTCCTCCGGGCCCAGTTCGACGACGGTGCCCGGGTGGGCCAGGGAGGCGACGGTGATGTGGCCGCCCTTGGCCTGATCGATGATCTGGCCCTGCCAGGCGACCAGGCAGGAGGCGGCCTCGCTGTTGTAGGCGTGATCCAGGATCGGGGCCAGGGTCTTGGCGAAGTCGCCCTCCGCGGCGATGAGCTGGGCGCGGTAGGGGCCGTAGTAGGGGAGGATCGCCTGCAGCACAACGGCTTCCACGGCCTGCACATTGGCGATGATGGGATCGATCAGCGGCTGGTTCTGGGTGATCACCGGTGCGATCTCGGCCAGCACCGGCCCGGCCAGCTGCAGGATCGGCTGATAGACCGAACCGAGCGCGAACGCCTCCGAGGAGAACGGCCCGGCCAGCGGAGCCAGGCCGATCAGTGAGGCCAGCCCGCCCTGCTGCTTCGGCGCGGGCCAGCCCAGGGGGCAGGCGGGCTGGGATTCGACCGGCCGGGTGGCGAACGGATTGCCCGCCGCGAGCGGTACCGAACCATCCTGTCCGGGAACCTGATTCAGCGGCACGGAGGCATTCGGCGCGGTACCTCCACCCAGCGGAACAGACGCATTCGGCGAGGTGGCTCCACCCAGTGGCACGGAGGCATTCGGCGCAGTTCCCTGCCCGAGCGGCACGGAAGCGGCCGGAGCCCCACCCTGACCCAGTGGAACAGCGGCCCCCGGGACCTGATCGATCGGCGCCGCGGCATTCGGCGCCTGACCCAGGGGGACAGCGGCATTCGCGCCACCGGGTGCTACCGCTCCGGGAGCGGCACCACCCTCGGCGAGCGGTGCGGGCGCTACCTCCACCTTGTTCGAAGCCGCCGATGTTGTGGTGGTCGTCTGTTCCCTCGCGACCACGGTGGTCGTGGTGTGGTCATCGGCGCGCACCGTCAGGGTGGTGACCGCCGCGGCGCTGCCGACGACGGTCAGGGCGGCGATTGCGCGGATGGCCGCGACCACCGCCGGTCGGCGATTCTTTTCGGCGGAAGTCATCGGCCGGTACTCCTCGGTGTTGTCGCGGGCGAGCCCGCGGCGTCGGGTTCGTAAACGCCTTCCAGATGCCAGACGCCGGTGAACCCGTTGAACGGACCCCCGACGATGAGGCTGGTCCACTGCAGAGTGAAGGCGCGGGTCTTCGGGTCGTAGGTACCGGTGGCCGAAGGCCCCTGGGCGGCATCGGAACTCGGCCGGTCGAACCAGCGCTGAGCGACCCAGTCCCAGGCCTTCTGCACCTGTTCGGCGCCGGCGACCTGCGCGCCCTGCTTCTCCGGCGGCTTGGGTGCGCCCTGATTGAATTCCTGATCGTTCCAGGACGCGGCCCACGCGGACAGATCGGCGGTCAGCTTCCCGTCGGTGTCGGTCACGGTCGGCGGCGGCACGGCGCGCTGGGTCTGCGGATCGACCGCATTGGTGGAGGTGCCGAATTCCACGGCGAAGAACTTGGTCGGCTTGGTGATGGAGGCCGCCAGCGAATTACCCTGTGCGAAACTGGGATTGGGTTCGCTCTGATAGCCGCCGACACGCAGCCCGCCTGCGGTTCCCGGTTCCAGCAACGTGGTCGAGCCGCCCTGGGCAGGCGAGTCGCCATTGGGCATGTACGGCCCGTTCTCGGGTGTGCCGCCCGGCTGCACCATGCGGAACCAGGTACCGGTCACCGCGCTCCCGTTCGCCGTGCCGGCGGTGAAGCGCAGAAGTCCGACGAGCTGCTCCGGTCCGCTCGCGGACTTCGCGGAATCATCACTGCCGCAACCGGTTGCGAGAACCGCGGTAGCGGCGAGCAGGACCGCGAATGCGCGGCCGGTACGTCCGAAAATCCTCACTTCGAGGTACCTCCCTTGGAACCGCCGCGGCGAGAACCGATCAGTGCCGGTCGCAACCCCGCGGCGGCGACCGCCAGGGCGAGGGATCCGGGTATCACGAAGCCCCAGCCCAGACCGCGGAAAGCGGTGAGGCCGAGCGGCTTCGTCGAATCATTGAGTGCGACAACCGCATCGAAATTGCCGACATTGTCGTTCAGCACGCCGACCAGCGCCGCGAAGCGAGCCGTCATCGGCTGCCAGCGTGCCTCCAGCGCCGTGATGCCGGTGCGATCGGCGTCCGGGCGGGCCGTCTTCAACGCGCTCACATAGCGACTGTTGAGCTCCCCGTCCGCGGCGACGATGGTGACGAAATAGCCCTGGACCGTGCGTACTTCGTCGTGCGTGAGTATCGGCCGGAAATCATTGATGAGCGGCTGTGCCGCCGGTGCGGCCTGGAACAGGCCACCGGTGAGGGGCACGGCCAGCAGCGCTAGTCCGGCCAAGGCCGCCGTTCCGTGCCAGAACACGCCGCGCTTACCGTTGCGCGCGGCGCGCAGCCCGAAGCCGCCCGCCGTGATCAACACCAGGCCGGGTAGCGCCAGCAGCCAGGGCAGGGCTCCGAAAGGGGCTGTGCTGGAAAGCTTCCGGTAGTTGTCCTGATTGGCGTCGATGCTGTCGACCATGCCGGTCAGATTGGCATTGATGCTCGGGTAGTCCTGGACGAACTTGTCGACGTAGTCGAACTTGCCCGGCTGCCCGCCGTTCGCCTGAATCGCGAGGACGTTCGTGCGCGCCTCGTCGAGCACGTGCAGATCGTCCCGATAGTCCTGAATGCTCTTCGAGGCGATGTAGGGATGGAAGGCGTCGATCATGGCCTCGCCCTTGATCGCCCGGGGGAGCATGCCGGTGATCAGGGGCGCGGCCACCAGCAGCACGCCCAGCACGATCACTGCGACGAACGGCCAGCGGGCCGCCACCCGCTCGGGGGCGCGTTCGATGGTGGAGACGAATTCGCTGTACGCGGGAAGTGCGGACGAGGGCGGTGCGGAGGTCATCGCCGGATCCGGATCCTGGCGAGGCGTCCGGCGCTGAAGAACGCGGCGGTACCGACCACGGCGGCGACGAACAGCACCGGTATCAGCCACGAATTGCGCTGATTGCGTGGGATTTCCACGCTCTGGGCCACAGGGGCCGGATCGGCCTGCGCAGTCCGGGGGCTGGCAGCGGGATTTGCGGCTGCCGACGCGGGTGCGGCATTGATGGGCGCGGGTGCCGCAGCGGCCGGAGCCGGCGCGGCGGCGACCGGCGGCTGCGCCGGAACGGCGGCCTGTACCGGCGCCGCCGCCTGCGGCGCGGCCGGTGCGATCGGGGCCGCGGCAGGCGCGGCCTGCAGCCCGCCACCGCGATACTGCCCCGCCAGATGCCACAACCCGGTGAAGTTGTTGAACGGCCCGCCGACGATCTGACTGGTCCATTCGATGACGAAATTGCCTGCCCCGTCGATGCTTCCGGTGATCGGGCTGGTCTTGCCCGGCAGACCGCCGCCGGGCTTCGGGGAGCCCTGGTTGAAGAGCTGGTTGTTCCAGGTGACGCCGAGGCTGCTCAAATCACCCGACAGGTGCCCGCCATCGCTGTAGATCTGCGGCAGGCCCGCGCCCGTGCCGGTCTGCGGATCGGTCGCATTGGTGGCTGTCGCGAAGTCCACGCCGTAGAACCGCACCGGTGTGGTGACGCGTCCGGAGACCGCATTGCCCGCTCCGTCGAATGCCGCCGCCGGTTGCGGCTGATAACTGCCGCTGACCAGTCCGCCGTCACTGCCCGCGGACAGTGGAGTCACCGTTTGATCGCTGCACCGCGAATCGCTGTTCTGCAGGTACGGCCCGTTCGCATCGCCGGTGGGCAGGATCATCCGGAAGAAGCTCCCGGTGACCACCCCGTTCGCGCACACCCCCGAGGAGAGCGCGAACAGCCCGTTGAGCGGCGCGGGTTCCGCATGCGCGACCGGCGCGGCCAGGGCGGCGAGCCCGAGCGCGGCCAGGCCCGCAGCAAACCGATACGAATTCCGTGCCATAACTTGTCCCTCGATTGATTCGGTGCTGATGTACTCCAAGTGTTCGGACAGCACACACATAGCAACTCGAGTCGGCGGAAAAGTAACCCGTTGAAGTCACGGTGAACGGAATCCGGTAAACCCCTGTTAATTGGCTGTGAGAAGGGTGTGCGGCCCGATCGCGGGGCGACCATTGGTGAGTACGAGATCCGTTGTGGTCGTGCGTCAGCGGCCTGACGGAACGACCGATCTTGTACTGCACCAACCAGTAACGTGGGGAGGTCGTACCAGATGAGGGATAGGAGCCGAGCGATAGATACCACCGATATCGCCATTTCACGCAGCATGTTTCTGCGGGGAGCACTCGGGATCGCAGTGGCTGGTTGGGCATCTGCCAGCGAGTTGCCTGCGCATGCCGACCCTTCACCGTCCTCGGCCGAGTTGGCCGCCGCGGCGGATTGGGATGAGTTGCAGAACCACATCGAGGGCCGCGTGGTGCGCGCCGACGATGCGGATTATGGGATGGCCAAGCAGATCTTCAACACGCGGTTCGACGATGAGACGCCGTCCGCTGTTGTGCAGGTGTCGACCGCCGAGGATGTCGCGACGGCGGTTTCGTTCGCAGCGCAGAACAAGTTGCGCCTGGCGGCCCGGTCCGGCGGGCATTCGTACGCGGGGGTGTCGTCCGCGACGGGGGTGATGATCGTTGATCTGCGTGGTCTTACGGGTGTCAGTTATCAGGACGGGACCGCGGTGGTGGCGCCCGCTCTGACATTGAGTGATGTGTATCAGGAGCTGGATCAGTACGGGCAGACCATTCCGGCCGGGATGTGCCCGTCGGTCGGCATTGCCGGACTCGCGCTCGGCGGCGGGCTGGGCTTCGAATCACGGCGCTACGGCATGACCTGCGACCGGCTCAGCGCCGCGACGCTGGTACTGCCCGACGGCACGGTCACGGAGGTGTCGGCGACGTCGCGACCGGATTTGTTCTGGGCGCTGCGCGGTGGCGGTCACTTCCTCGGCATCGTGACGTCGTTCACCTTCAACACCTGCGAGGCGACGTCGAAAGATGTTGTGGCGCTGACGTTCCCCGGTGAGCGGGCGGCGGATGCCATTGCAGGCTGGGCGGAATGGGTGCGTGGCGCCGACCACGAGCAATGGGCCGATATCAGTGTGGACGCCGACGGTCACGGCGGGTTGCGCTGCTGGGTGCAGCTGGTGTGTCCCGCGGGTTCCGGCGCTCTCGCCGGTGCGGCGCTGGCGAGCGCGATGCGGATGTTGCCGCTGTCGGTGGAAGCTCGCACGCTCTCGCATATGGAGGCGGTGACCTATCTCGCCGGCGGCAGCAATACCGAACCGCGCGCGAGCTTCAACAACGGTTCCGACATCGTCAAAGAGCTGTCCTCCGACGTGATCGCGACGATCATCGAGGCGATCACCATGTTCTCCCGGGACGGCAATACCGGGTGGGTGCA encodes the following:
- the dinB gene encoding DNA polymerase IV; this translates as MFVSGAEIDQPSRPERASILHADLDSFYASVEQRDNPRLRGKPVLVGSGVVLAASYEAKAFGVRTPMNARQALRLCPHAIVVPPRMDAYAQASRAVFDIFRDTTPEVEGLSIDEAFLDVGGLWRIAGTPVEIARRLRARVRDEAGLPISVGVARTKFLAKVASAVSKPDGLLEVPPDRELEFLHPLPVERLWGVGEVTARELRERGITKVGQLAELGEGALAATVGQGAGRHLYALSWARDPRRVDTGKRRRSIGAQRALGRRARADDELEAYLHGLADRLGRRLRSADRVCRTVVLRLRFDDFTRATRSHTLPQATDHSAVVLHAARTLLTAALPTIHERGVTLIGLSLTNLDNADTMQLALPLESRADSTLDSTLDALHTRFGSGAVTRAALLGRGEGFSIPMLPD
- a CDS encoding TetR family transcriptional regulator produces the protein MEDTDPGLRERKKRATRQRIADAAIELFAARGFDQTTVAEVAAASDVSVKTVFNYFPAKEDLFFDRADEVEQRWLIALADRLPEESILAGLRRRALFRFSDHPNGPGGHFRKVLAGSTTLQARGQQMWADHEDALTLGLAELLGTAPDDPTPRVLAHQTLSVHSMTVRMVDIWTRAGIPGPEVRERALGLINRSFDILDRGLA
- a CDS encoding FAD-dependent monooxygenase, whose amino-acid sequence is MTSSENTSVLVVGGGLVGLSTALLLQYHGIDFVLAERRAHASVLPRSRGVHTRTVEIFRQLGIEERVQQVTASALARGHFGGARLGKTLLASESLDMGAVRGGPGGRGAADSPSGFCFCPQVLLEPALAEVARERGGGLRFGTELTTWTQDADGVSATLTDRATGQVSTLRAEYLIAADGAASPIREAAGITGWTLPPTHYYLNVFVRADLTGLIGDRTFSQCEITNDAVRGVILSKNNTDEWSFHLEYDPERESIDDYSDAGLIDLVHAAIGTDEIPVEILARSVWDTGVHVADDYRRGRVLLAGDAAHSHAPWGGFGANAGIADAHNLIWKLSSVLSGAAAPALLDTYQPERRPCAVTAAVQARLRTEFHSRYGLATSDNAETLAQQIDSGAIIHRYRYASAAVISEHTGATVDRFAGQAGTRVPHVWLESEGRQISTLDLCGPGFTILTDQDPADWRAAAESAHAATGLAITVHHLGKNAELTDPHAEWRDRNELPGGGALLVRPDEHVAARSDEGLTPRNLTTLLERITGTAAAMGTSV
- a CDS encoding cytochrome P450 — encoded protein: MGLRFDLYDFSINQDPYPVYARLREEAPVFRNDELDFWALSRHADVTTALRDTRRYSNSHGVLLEEGAWDPEVAPRFLSFLAMDAPQHTRMRSLVSRGFTPRRIAALEDRIRGIVRGYLDVALQSDEFDLVTDLAGKVPTDVICELSGVPESDWPAVGRMMINVMYRVDNVPGIPPEAMEAAVGLYGYYAELVTDRRSHPRDDMASTLVQASADGDSLTDEEIIGFMFLMIGAGNQTTAHLLGNAWYWAWHNPDQRKAGLGGRIVDWIEESLRYDHPSPASARLLTEDVTLHDVTIPAGERVLLLMGSANRDPRVFPDPERFDLDRDTKAMATFGGGPHFCLGSSLARLESRVVLEELSARITDYEIDEQRAVRTHAASVHGFTAMPTTLTLR
- a CDS encoding FAD-dependent oxidoreductase, producing MAGWASASELPAHADPSPSSAELAAAADWDELQNHIEGRVVRADDADYGMAKQIFNTRFDDETPSAVVQVSTAEDVATAVSFAAQNKLRLAARSGGHSYAGVSSATGVMIVDLRGLTGVSYQDGTAVVAPALTLSDVYQELDQYGQTIPAGMCPSVGIAGLALGGGLGFESRRYGMTCDRLSAATLVLPDGTVTEVSATSRPDLFWALRGGGHFLGIVTSFTFNTCEATSKDVVALTFPGERAADAIAGWAEWVRGADHEQWADISVDADGHGGLRCWVQLVCPAGSGALAGAALASAMRMLPLSVEARTLSHMEAVTYLAGGSNTEPRASFNNGSDIVKELSSDVIATIIEAITMFSRDGNTGWVQINTLDGAIRDTTPADAAFPWRNHAAMVEWGCYEPTPTDIARAWVLEAHQLIKSATSGAYVNYLEPGDPVDRYFGDNFTRLDAIRTKLDPNNRIYTALVN